Proteins encoded together in one Lutra lutra chromosome 4, mLutLut1.2, whole genome shotgun sequence window:
- the LOC125097319 gene encoding filaggrin-like has product MESQDLKLEGDRELVMDSQEIPGDIVGLAMVKLPGQNPVRLQEEDLVSVIPVTLKGTQVPHRHTQDPLIATLDLNMESQDLQLEGDRELVMASQEIPGDIVGLGMVKPPGQNPVRLQEGDLVSVIPVTLKGTQEPHRHTTESSKTAGSGSSVSDSSDTERHSGTSQTHAGSPHSHSGSQHGESGSKARGRQGTSHGQSGDTRGHSGSGHGQATRTESSKTARRGSSVSEASDTKRHSGTSQTLAGSPHSHSGSQHGESGSTARGRQGTSHGQSGDTRGHSGSGHGQATRTESSRTTRRDSSVNDSSDTERHSGAPQTHVGSPHSHSGSQHGESGSTARGRQRTSHGQSGDTRGHSGSGHGQATRTESSKSTRRGSSVSESSDSERHSGTSQTHTGSPHSHSGSQHGESGSTARGRQGTSHGQSGDTRGHSGSGHGQATRTESSKTAGRGSSVSDSSDNERHSGTSQTHVGSPHSHSGSQHGASGSTARGRQGTSHGQSGDTRGHSGSRHGQAARTESSKTAGRGSSVSDSSDTERHSGTSQTHVGSPHSHSGSQHGESGSTARGRQGTSHGQSGDTRGHSGSGHGQATRTESSKTAGRGSSVSDSSDTERHSGTSQTHVGSPRSHSGSQHGESGSTARGRQGTSHGQSGDTRGHSGSRHGQASRTESSMTAGRRSSVSDSSDTERHSGTSQTHAGSPHSHSGSQHGESGSKARGRQGTNHGQSGDTRGHSGSGHGQVTKTESSRTTRRRSSLSDSSDTERHSGISQTHAGTPHSHSGSQHGESGSTARGRQGTSHGQSGDTRGHSGSRHGQATRTESSKTAGRGYSVSDSSDTERHSGTSQTHAGSPHSHSGSQHGESGSTARGRQGTSHGQSGDTRGHSGSGHGDATRTESSKTAGRGSSVSDSSDTERHSGTSQTHVGSPRSHSGSQHGESGSTARGSQGTSHGQSGDTRGHSGSRHGQASRTESSKTAGRGSSVSDSSDTERHSGTSQTHAGSPQRHSGSQHGESGSKARGRQGTNHGQSGDTRGHSGSGHGQVTRTESSRTTRRRSSLSDSSDTERHSGTSQTHAGSPHSHSGSQHGELGSTARGRQGTSHGQSGDTRGHSGSRHGQATRTESSKTVGRGSSVSDSSDTERHSGPSQTHAGPTHSHSGSQHGESVSTARGRKGTSHGQSGDTRGHSGSGHGEATRTESSKTAGRGSSVSDSSDSERHSDPSQTHAGSPHSHSGSQHGESGSTARGRQGISHAQSGDTRGHSGSGHGQVTRTESSKTARRGSNVSDSSDTERHSGAPQTHTGSPHSHSGSQHGESGSIARGRQGTSHGQSRDTRGHSGSRHGQASRTESSKTAGRGSSVSDSSDTERHSGTSQTHIGSPRSHSGSQHGESGSTARGRQGTSHGQSGDTRGHSGSRHGQASRTESSKTTGRGSSVNDFSDTERHSGPSQTHAGSPHSHSGSQHGESGSTASGREGNNHGQSGDTRGHSGSGHGQASRTESSRTTRRGSSLSDSSDTERHSGASQTHTGSPHSHSGSQHGESGSTGRGSQGTTHEQSGDTGGHSGSGHGQATRRESSRTTRRGSSLSEASDTERHSGAPQTHTGSPHSHSGSQHREAGSIARGRQGTSHGQSGDTRGHSGSGHGQVTRTESSRTTRRRSSVSDSSDTERHSGASQTHVGSPHSHSGSQHGESGSIARGRQGTIHGQSGDTRGHSGSGHGQVTRTESSKTTRRGSTVSESSSTKRHSGAPQIHAGSSHSHSGSQHGESGSTARGRQGTTHGQSGDTSGHSGTQHGQAIRSESSRSPRSGSNVSESSDNERHSRASSRNSVSSHVHSRSFPTPTVSDTTGRYESSTEQAGDRSKQSVIDQEQTSVQKQPVSRHTQNFGSSLESKGDKSTYSGSVQGQNTSSHKQLGTDTIERHGSNHTQSHETHRQSKDSIRNQLHSSHHRSRVSHSQSQSSGRHRHESGQGWKHGSYGSAEYDYGQSGYGPSGGSRTSSRNSSPLRSLDLAANNHISTRGQSVPTFDHTGSKATEIIGRQSSSHGQPTYSHNQSGTNVSRRQGSIHGHSAVSHEPSSDTYFQSGKHRQPSSHSVPSHGQSISAHSYSESSSTLGHGSHSDNKEHSEDWGEQIHEPSESRHGQSEFNNVGILGSSQENVGDISSNEQVRSSTSLGRQGSIKRQPGDIQGQSGFSTNERNVYNHGQSSDSYRQSVDSRSKSQGFISSHSHDSQDPTGTEEYGYRYSSSSTIMWRGGEQKQGPESNLLGSIRIYCQDMDDKQAGNMDAKGCHKRERTESGSFYLDSNTPLYEYVQEQRCYYFE; this is encoded by the exons ATGGAGAGTCAGGATCTAAAgctagagggagacagggaactaGTCATGGACAGTCAGGAGATACCCGGGGACATAGTGGGTCTGGCCATGGTCAAGCTACCAGGACAGAATCCAGTAAGACTGCAGGAAGAGGATCTAGTGTCAGTGATTCCAGTGACACTGAAAGGCACTCAGGTCCCTCACAGACACACGCAGGATCCCCTCATAGCCACTCTGGATCTCAACATGGAGAGTCAGGATCTACAgctagagggagacagggaactaGTCATGGCCAGTCAGGAGATACCAGGGGACATAGTGGGTCTGGGCATGGTGAAGCCACCAGGACAGAATCCAGTAAGACTGCAGGAAGGGGATCTAGTGTCAGTGATTCCAGTGACACTGAAAGGCACTCAGGAACCTCACAGACACAC GACAGAATCCAGTAAGACTGCAGGAAGTGGATCTAGTGTCAGTGATTCCAGTGACACTGAAAGGCACTCAGGTACCTCACAGACACACGCAGGATCCCCACATAGCCACTCTGGATCTCAACATGGAGAGTCAGGATCTAAAgctagagggagacagggaactaGTCATGGACAGTCAGGAGATACCCGGGGACATAGTGGGTCTGGCCATGGTCAAGCCACCAGGACAGAATCCAGTAAGACTGCAAGAAGGGGATCTAGTGTCAGTGAGGCTAGTGACACTAAAAGGCACTCAGGAACATCACAGACACTCGCAGGATCCCCTCATAGCCACTCTGGATCTCAACATGGAGAATCAGGATCTACAgctagagggagacagggaactaGTCATGGCCAGTCAGGAGATACCAGGGGACATAGTGGGTCTGGGCATGGTCAAGCCACCAGGACAGAATCCAGTAGGACTACAAGAAGGGATTCTAGTGTCAATGATTCCAGTGACACTGAAAGACACTCAGGAGCCCCACAGACACACGTTGGATCCCCTCATAGCCACTCTGGATCTCAACATGGAGAGTCAGGATCTACagctagagggagacagagaactaGTCATGGCCAGTCAGGAGATACCAGAGGACATAGTGGGTCTGGGCATGGTCAAGCCACCAGGACAGAATCCAGTAAGAGTACAAGAAGGGGTTCTAGTGTCAGTGAATCCAGTGACTCTGAAAGGCACTCAGGaacctcacagacacacacaggatcCCCTCATAGCCACTCTGGATCTCAACATGGAGAGTCAGGATCTACAgctagagggagacagggaactaGTCATGGACAGTCAGGAGACACCAGGGGTCATAGTGGGTCTGGGCATGGTCAAGCCACCAGGACAGAATCCAGTAAGACTGCAGGAAGGGGATCTAGTGTCAGTGATTCCAGTGACAATGAAAGGCACTCAGGAACCTCACAGACACACGTAGGATCCCCTCATAGCCACTCTGGATCTCAACATGGAGCGTCAGGATCTACAgctagagggagacagggaactaGTCATGGCCAGTCAGGAGATACCAGGGGACATAGTGGGTCTAGGCATGGTCAAGCTGCCAGGACAGAATCCAGTAAGACTGCAGGAAGGGGATCTAGTGTCAGTGATTCCAGTGACACTGAAAGGCACTCAGGAACCTCACAGACACACGTAGGATCCCCTCATAGCCACTCTGGATCTCAACATGGAGAGTCAGGATCTACAgctagagggagacagggaactaGTCATGGACAGTCAGGAGATACCCGGGGACATAGTGGGTCTGGGCATGGTCAAGCTACCAGGACAGAATCCAGTAAGACTGCAGGAAGGGGATCTAGTGTCAGTGATTCCAGTGACACTGAAAGGCACTCAGGAACCTCACAGACACACGTAGGATCCCCTCGTAGCCACTCAGGATCTCAACATGGAGAGTCAGGATCTACAgctagagggagacagggaactaGTCATGGACAGTCAGGAGATACCAGGGGACATAGTGGGTCTAGGCATGGTCAAGCTAGCAGGACAGAATCCAGTATGACTGCAGGAAGGAGATCTAGTGTCAGTGATTCCAGTGACACTGAAAGGCACTCAGGTACCTCACAGACACACGCAGGATCCCCACATAGCCACTCTGGATCTCAACATGGAGAGTCAGGATCTAAAgctagagggagacagggaactaATCATGGCCAGTCAGGAGATACCAGGGGACATAGTGGGTCTGGGCATGGTCAAGTCACCAAGACAGAATCCAGTAGGACTACAAGAAGGCGTTCTAGTCTCAGTGATTCCAGTGACACTGAAAGGCACTCAGGAATCTCACAGACACACGCAGGAACCCCTCATAGTCACTCTGGATCTCAACATGGAGAGTCAGGATCTACAgctagagggagacagggaactaGTCATGGCCAGTCAGGAGATACCAGGGGACATAGTGGGTCTAGGCATGGTCAAGCTACAAGGACAGAATCCAGTAAGACTGCAGGAAGGGGATATAGTGTCAGTGATTCCAGTGACACTGAAAGGCACTCAGGAACCTCACAGACACACGCAGGATCCCCTCATAGCCACTCTGGATCTCAACATGGAGAGTCAGGATCTACAgctagagggagacagggaactaGTCATGGACAGTCAGGAGACACCAGGGGACATAGTGGGTCTGGGCATGGTGATGCCACCAGGACAGAATCCAGTAAGACTGCAGGAAGGGGATCTAGTGTCAGTGATTCCAGTGACACTGAAAGGCACTCAGGAACCTCACAGACACACGTAGGATCCCCTCGTAGCCACTCAGGATCTCAACATGGAGAGTCAGGATCTACAGCTAGAGGGAGTCAGGGAACTAGTCATGGCCAGTCAGGAGATACAAGGGGACATAGTGGGTCTCGGCATGGTCAAGCTAGCAGGACAGAATCCAGTAAGACTGCAGGAAGGGGATCTAGTGTCAGTGATTCCAGTGACACTGAAAGGCACTCAGGTACCTCACAGACACACGCAGGATCCCCTCAGAGGCACTCTGGATCTCAACATGGAGAGTCAGGATCTAAAgctagagggagacagggaactaATCATGGCCAGTCAGGAGATACCAGGGGACATAGTGGGTCTGGGCATGGTCAAGTCACCAGGACAGAATCCAGTAGGACTACAAGAAGGCGTTCTAGTCTCAGTGATTCCAGTGACACTGAAAGGCACTCAGGAACCTCACAGACACATGCAGGATCCCCTCATAGTCACTCTGGATCTCAACATGGAGAGTTAGGATCTACAgctagagggagacagggaactaGTCATGGTCAGTCAGGAGATACCAGGGGACATAGTGGGTCTAGGCATGGTCAAGCTACCAGAACAGAATCCAGTAAGACTGTAGGAAGGGGATCTAGTGTCAGTGATTCCAGTGACACTGAAAGGCACTCAGGTCCCTCACAGACACACGCAGGACCCACTCATAGCCACTCTGGATCTCAACATGGAGAGTCAGTATCTACAGctagagggagaaagggaactaGTCATGGACAGTCAGGAGACACCAGGGGACATAGTGGGTCTGGGCATGGTGAAGCCACCAGGACAGAATCCAGTAAGACTGCAGGAAGGGGATCTAGTGTCAGTGATTCCAGTGACTCTGAAAGGCACTCAGATCCCTCACAGACACACGCAGGATCCCCTCATAGCCACTCAGGATCTCAACATGGAGAGTCAGGATCTACAgctagagggagacagggaatTAGTCATGCCCAGTCAGGAGACACCAGGGGACATAGTGGGTCTGGGCATGGTCAAGTCACCAGGACAGAATCCAGTAAGACTGCAAGAAGGGGATCTAATGTCAGTGATTCCAGTGACACTGAGAGGCACTCAGGagccccacagacacacacaggatcCCCTCATAGCCACTCTGGATCTCAACATGGAGAGTCAGGATCCATAgctagagggagacagggaactaGTCATGGCCAGTCAAGAGATACCAGGGGACATAGTGGGTCTAGGCATGGTCAAGCTAGCAGGACAGAATCCAGTAAGACTGCAGGAAGGGGATCTAGTGTCAGTGATTCCAGTGACACTGAAAGGCACTCAGGAACCTCACAGACACACATAGGATCCCCTCGTAGTCACTCTGGATCTCAACATGGAGAGTCAGGATCTACAgctagagggagacagggaactaGTCATGGCCAGTCAGGAGATACCAGGGGACATAGTGGGTCTAGGCATGGTCAAGCTAGCAGGACAGAATCCAGTAAGACCACAGGAAGGGGATCTAGTGTCAATGATTTTAGTGACACTGAAAGGCACTCAGGTCCCTCACAGACACACGCAGGATCCCCTCATAGCCACTCTGGATCTCAACATGGAGAGTCAGGATCTACAGCTAgcgggagagagggaaataatcATGGCCAGTCAGGAGATACCAGGGGACATAGTGGGTCTGGCCATGGTCAAGCTTCCAGGACAGAATCCAGTAGGACTACAAGAAGGGGATCTAGTCTCAGTGATTCCAGTGACACTGAAAGGCACTCAGGagcctcacagacacacacaggatcCCCTCATAGCCACTCTGGATCTCAACATGGAGAGTCAGGATCTACAGGTAGAGGGAGTCAGGGAACTACTCATGAACAGTCAGGAGATACCGGGGGACATAGTGGGTCTGGCCATGGTCAAGCCACCAGGAGAGAATCCAGTAGGACTACAAGAAGGGGATCTAGTCTCAGTGAGGCTAGTGACACTGAAAGGCACTCAGGagccccacagacacacacaggatcCCCTCATAGCCACTCAGGATCTCAACATAGAGAGGCAGGATCCATAgctagagggagacagggaactaGTCATGGCCAGTCAGGAGATACCAGGGGACATAGTGGGTCTGGGCATGGTCAAGTCACCAGGACAGAATCCAGTAGGACTACAAGAAGGCGTTCTAGTGTCAGTGATTCCAGTGACACTGAAAGGCACTCAGGAGCCTCACAGACACATGTAGGATCCCCTCATAGCCACTCAGGATCTCAACATGGAGAGTCAGGATCCATAgctagagggagacagggaactaTTCATGGCCAGTCAGGAGATACCCGGGGACATAGTGGGTCTGGGCATGGTCAAGTCACCCGGACAGAATCCAGTAAGACTACAAGAAGGGGATCTACTGTCAGTGAGTCCAGTAGCACTAAAAGGCACTCAGGAGCCCCACAGATACATGCAGGATCCTCTCATAGCCACTCAGGATCTCAACATGGAGAGTCAGGATCTACAgctagagggagacagggaactaCTCATGGCCAGTCAGGAGATACCAGCGGACATAGTGGGACTCAGCATGGTCAAGCCATCAGGTCAGAATCCAGTAGGTCTCCAAGAAGTGGATCCAATGTCAGTGAATCTAGTGATAATGAAAGGCACTCAAGAGCATCATCAAGGAACTCAGTTTCTAGCCATGTACATTCCAGGTCTTTCCCTACACCCACAGTTTCTGATACAACTGGAAGGTATGAGTCAAGCACTGAGCAGGCGGGAGATCGTTCTAAACAATCAGTCATAGATCAAGAGCAGACATCAGTTCAGAAGCAACCAGTTTCTAGACATACACAGAATTTTGGATCCTCCCTAGAATCTAAAGGAGACAAATCTACATATTCAGGCTCTGTTCAAGGGCAGAACACATCTTCCCATAAGCAATTAGGAACTGACACAATAGAGAGACATGGGTCCAACCATACACAGTCACATGAAACTCATAGGCAGTCCAAGGACAGCATAAGGAATCAGTTACATAGCAGTCATCACCGATCTAGAGTAAGTCATTCCCAGTCTCAGAGTAGTGGAAGACACCGACATGAATCAGGTCAAGGTTGGAAACACGGCAGTTATGGGAGTGCAGAATATGACTATGGGCAGTCTGGGTATGGACCTTCTGGAGGTAGCAGAACAAGCAGCCGCAATTCTAGCCCTTTGAGGTCATTGGATCTAGCTGCAAACAATCACATTTCTACCCGTGGACAATCAGTTCCTACATTTGACCATACAGGATCAAAAGCAACTGAAATAATAGGAAGACAAAGTTCAAGTCATGGACAGCCAACTTATTCCCATAATCAGTCTGGAACCAATGTAAGTAGAAGGCAGGGATCTATTCATGGGCATTCAGCAGTAAGTCATGAACCATCAAGTGACACCTATTTTCAATCTGGGAAGCATAGGCAGCCAAGCAGCCATTCTGTACCCAGCCATGGACAGTCCATATCAGCTCACAGCTATTCAGAATCTAGTTCAACTCTAGGGCATGGATCCCATAGTGATAATAAAGAGCATTCAGAAGATTGGGGGGAACAAATTCATGAACCATCAGAATCTAGGCATGGACAGTCAGAATTCAACAATGTAGGTATACTTGGATCCAGCCAGGAGAATGTGGGAGATATATCTTCTAATGAGCAGGTAAGATCTAGCACAAGTTTAGGAAGACAGGGATCAATTAAGAGACAACCTGGAGACATCCAAGGTCAATCTGGATTCAGCACCAATGAAAGAAATGTATATAACCATGGACAATCAAGTGACAGCTATAGGCAGTCAGTTGACAGCAGAAGCAAAAGTCAAGGATTCATTTCTAGTCACTCTCATGATAGCCAAGACCCTACAGGAACTGAAGAATATGGGTATAGATATTCATCAAGCAGTACAATCATGTGGAGGGGGGGGGAGCAAAAGCAAGGGCCTGAATCAAATTTGTTAGGAAGCATCAGAATATATTGTCAGGATATGGATGATAAACAGGCAGGAAACATGGATGCCAAAGGTTGCCATAAAAGGGAGAGAACAGAATCAGGTTCCTTTTACTTAGACAGCAACACTCCACTCTATGAATATGTCCAAGAACAAAGGTGTTATTACTTTGAATAA